AGAAACCGGCAGAGGAGAAGAACGCCAGGAAAGCACCGGCAGAGAAAAAGCAGAGAGCAGGGAAGAAATTGTCTAAGGAAAGTGGAGCCGCtgacaagaagaagaagccatccAAGAAGAGTGTTGAGAGTTACAAGATGTACATCTTCAAGGTTCTGAAGCAGGTTCATCCTGATATCGGAATCTCGAGCAAAGCTATGGGGATTATGAACAGCTTCATCAATGATATCTTCGAGAACCTGGCTCAGGAATCTTCTCGTCTGGCTAGGTACAACAAGAAGCCGACAATTACCTCTCGGGAGATCCAGACCGCCGCCAGACTTGTTTTGCCTAGAGAATTGGCTAGGCATGCCGTATCCGAAGGTACCAAGGCTGTTACCAAGTTCACAAATTCTTAGgttttcctttgataacctaATTTGATGTTAGGTCGCTGTTATGTTTGATTTAGGGTTTTGATGATGTCTCCTTTAGTTCAGTGTAACTACAGTAatttagggtttttaggatgTCTCGTTTTTTTCAATGTAACTACAGTAATTTTATTGCGTTCAATTTCATCTCTTTGATTTCTCCAAGTGTGAtgtatttattttgattatgtGGATTTTAATGTTTGATTTGTGTTTCTGCTGGTGCTTTTTTGAATTAGGTACTTTTGTATCTGATTTAGTTTCATTGGCTTGATTTTGATATGCATTAGATGTAAAGAGGAAGCTTTTGTACACAAATAAATTTGGTATTAATCGAACTAAATGTTACAACTTCATGTCTAGTTTAGGGTTGTTTAATTGCTGTATTAGCAATTGGTACTTGTTAAATCACTTTAAAAATTGACTGAGTTGTATGAAATTGAATCAAATTATAGTTTTGCTCATTTTTATCTTGCTCTCTTTTATTGTTGTAAGCTTTTGTTTGGGAGATTGGCAGTCAATGAGGTAGAGAGTTAAATGAGATAATAGAAAGGAATGTAAAGTGATTGAGTGTGTTTCAATTCGTTCATTCTCTGTCATATCAAATTTTTTAACTTTGAATAAAAGAATTAAGTCCaaggataaaattgaacaatttggATCAACTATACTTAGAATTAATCGGAGTATAGCTTGCTTCTGTAAATCAATTAAATGTTATCTTCTTTCAAGAACATCCTCCATCATTTCTCCACATCTCTTCAACTGATTCACAGTTACTAAGGTTCTATTAAAGAACTCATCAATTGTCTTTGACTTCTTCATCTTCAGTTTCTCATACTCACttctcaaggtttgcaaacaCACATTAATTGTTACTTTATTTTTCCCTTTAAAGGAATTTTCAAGATTCTTCCGTGCATTCCTCAATGTTGTTGCAGAgaacttttcatgaatataatCTCATCCAGACACATATGGATGAGAGAGAGTGTTTGTTGGTCATTCTTCTTTGATTTCTTTAAATTTAATTCCTCCTCATTCTCTGGCTGATCATATTCGGTTTGTACCATATCCCATACTTTTTGGGAACCCTTGCCAAATGCTAGGGTTAGTTAGATATTGTTTGTTCAGATACTTCCTTTTGGTTTGACAAATTAGACTGCGTTTTTTGTCTCAAAACCAGCCCATCAGTAGCAATATATTTAAATGTTACCAAAGAAACCTTTTGTTCTAAATAACTACATCTAATTAGAAacctttttaattataaatgtcAAATATTCATTTCTTATGGTCATCTTTGGTAGATcttgtttttcttggtgaaaaTTGAAGAGCTAGCCCACAAAATGTTTTGTAAAACTGAACAAGACCTTAGTTGTGAACCAATTTTCAAACTTTCAGTTTCTTTCTTATTCTCATTGTTTCAGTTTTTAcaatttccgatgtgggatgtGAAGATAGTGTGCGCATGCTTTCGAGGGCAAAAAAGAAATTGTCGTTTAGTAAAAAAATCCATCCCACATCGCCTACTTTCAAATGCAAGAATTTTTTTGTCCTTTATAAATATGCAAGTGAGGATGAATAAACAACAACATGAGTTGTATCGTGTGTTTTATTAAGCCATCATGAAGTATATTAAATCTACTATGGATTTGTTTCaagttttgtttttatattttcaattaaCTTGTTTTAAACATATTGTAGAAAAATAAATGAGCACCTCGTGAGCTCGTGAATAATCAAGCTgctaaacgagccgagctcCAATAACAAATTGAGATCGAACCAAGCTCGAAGCTCAGCTCGAGCTCGATAAGAAACTACCGAGCGGAGCTCGAGTAGGTCAAAGCTtggctcggctcgtttacagccCTACTCCCAAAAGTCTTTCTCATTGACAAACCTCATTAGACTATTTGTAACGTGAAGCATCTACATACAACCTCATATCTTCATTTCCTTAGGAGAATAAGGGCACAAAGggataaaaatagaagaaagcTTTTCAAGTTGAAAATTTGGAAGCAAAAGGAAAACTGGACAGTTATGGTCTAATATTACCATGGACAGTTGAAAGTCTACTCATTTGGCAACAGATGAACCGAAGTTATCGGAAAAACAAAAGTCCATTTGCACAACTAACATTCATTGCTACAGAACTTTCTATTCAGCTCACGAATGTTGGGATATGATCAAAATTCTCATTGATAAagtaatgaaaataatgaacaaaagaaGGATATAACTTATTTTCAAAAGATTTATTAACATAGGTTCCTTTAATATTCAAAATCTATAGTTAGTCCTACTTTTATACCAAATAAAAGTGATTTTCAATAAGAAGGACAACTTAAGTAGCAAATATAGATAAACATAAACACATATATATCCTCTAATTCACAAATGTTCATCTATGAATTCA
The window above is part of the Euphorbia lathyris chromosome 3, ddEupLath1.1, whole genome shotgun sequence genome. Proteins encoded here:
- the LOC136222429 gene encoding histone H2B-like, giving the protein MAPKAAEKKLAEKKPAEEKNARKAPAEKKQRAGKKLSKESGAADKKKKPSKKSVESYKMYIFKVLKQVHPDIGISSKAMGIMNSFINDIFENLAQESSRLARYNKKPTITSREIQTAARLVLPRELARHAVSEGTKAVTKFTNS